The Bacteroidota bacterium genome includes a region encoding these proteins:
- a CDS encoding VOC family protein, whose translation MKLGAFSVSLNVKDLKTSKEFYENLGFTVFGGSMEYNYLIMKNEATLIGLFQGMFEKNMLTFNPGWDDNAKNLEKFNDVREIQKRLKDKGIKLVTEADEKTTGPASFIVSDPDGNVILFDQHR comes from the coding sequence ATGAAATTAGGTGCATTTTCAGTAAGCTTGAACGTAAAGGACCTTAAAACATCCAAAGAGTTTTATGAAAATCTCGGCTTTACCGTTTTTGGCGGAAGCATGGAATATAATTACCTGATCATGAAAAACGAGGCCACGCTGATAGGACTGTTTCAAGGAATGTTCGAGAAAAACATGTTAACATTTAATCCGGGTTGGGATGATAATGCAAAAAACCTGGAAAAATTTAACGACGTCCGCGAAATCCAAAAAAGATTGAAAGACAAAGGCATAAAACTGGTTACGGAAGCTGATGAAAAAACCACCGGCCCGGCGAGTTTTATTGTTTCTGATCCGGATGGCAATGTGATTTTATTTGATCAGCATCGCTAA
- a CDS encoding RtcB family protein — MITGQDLLNLGFKPGKWFKEAIAYANDNQLNGEALFVYLETFRPKYIEPFSEPVSFYQNIKAETEEEILNVESVLTTMRELMITPTLVGGAVMPDACPTGPGQIPVGGVVIAKNAIHPSMHSADICCSVMMTNFGFSSPKKVLDIAHSITHFGGGGRIEFSDLPQEFEAKLLENRFLNSERSINFAKTHLGTQGDGNHFLFVGVSKNTGETMMVTHHGSRGFGANLYTQGMKIAEYFRKEISPKTPEKNAWIPFDTNEGKSYWDALQLVREWTKLNHSTLHNATARKLNMDPYDRFWNEHNFVFKEDDLFYHAKGATPLDDKFVPDSSDGLRLIPLNMSEPVLIVKGKTIANNLGFAPHGAGRNISRGRHKKNKAHKTIEQLFTEETQGLDIRFFSNNIDISELPSAYKNAEMVKRQMQEFGLGEVLDEIMPFGCIMAGDWEIDAPWKVKRRNKNKVK, encoded by the coding sequence ATGATCACAGGTCAGGATTTATTAAACTTAGGATTCAAACCCGGAAAATGGTTTAAAGAAGCTATTGCTTACGCCAACGACAATCAGTTGAACGGTGAGGCATTATTTGTTTATTTGGAAACCTTTCGCCCTAAATATATAGAACCATTTTCCGAACCTGTTTCATTTTATCAAAACATAAAAGCGGAAACGGAAGAAGAAATATTAAATGTGGAAAGTGTACTTACCACTATGCGCGAACTTATGATCACACCTACACTTGTAGGTGGTGCTGTAATGCCCGATGCCTGCCCTACAGGTCCTGGACAAATTCCTGTAGGTGGAGTTGTTATTGCAAAAAATGCAATTCACCCATCCATGCATAGCGCAGACATTTGTTGCTCTGTAATGATGACGAATTTCGGTTTTTCTTCTCCAAAAAAAGTGTTGGACATCGCACATTCCATTACACATTTTGGTGGTGGCGGAAGAATTGAATTTTCAGATCTCCCACAAGAATTTGAAGCGAAACTTTTAGAAAATCGTTTTCTAAATTCTGAACGCAGTATCAATTTCGCAAAAACACATCTAGGAACTCAAGGCGATGGAAATCACTTTTTATTTGTTGGAGTTTCCAAAAACACAGGTGAAACTATGATGGTCACTCATCATGGAAGTCGGGGTTTTGGAGCAAATTTATATACGCAGGGAATGAAAATCGCGGAATATTTCAGGAAAGAAATTTCACCGAAAACTCCAGAAAAAAATGCATGGATACCATTTGATACCAATGAAGGAAAATCCTATTGGGATGCTTTGCAATTAGTTAGGGAATGGACAAAATTAAATCATAGCACCCTGCACAATGCAACAGCAAGGAAATTAAATATGGACCCCTACGACAGGTTCTGGAATGAACACAATTTTGTTTTCAAAGAAGATGATCTGTTTTATCACGCTAAGGGTGCAACACCGCTCGACGATAAATTTGTACCGGATAGCAGTGATGGTTTGCGTTTAATTCCTTTAAATATGAGCGAACCTGTTTTGATTGTTAAAGGAAAAACAATTGCGAATAATTTAGGTTTTGCACCACATGGAGCCGGAAGGAATATTAGTCGTGGAAGACATAAAAAAAACAAAGCACATAAAACAATTGAGCAACTATTTACTGAAGAAACTCAAGGCTTGGATATTCGTTTCTTTTCCAACAATATTGACATTTCTGAATTACCAAGTGCATACAAAAATGCAGAAATGGTAAAACGCCAGATGCAGGAATTCGGTCTGGGAGAAGTGCTCGACGAAATTATGCCTTTTGGATGCATTATGGCCGGCGATTGGGAAATTGATGCACCGTGGAAGGTGAAGAGAAGGAATAAAAATAAAGTTAAATAG
- a CDS encoding MFS transporter has protein sequence MRHTLPTLSENTFLRYFNFIALYIAQGIPEGMAYFGIPAWMAMNGKTPGEIGSFVAAVGLPWSFKLVVAPLMDRFSFLPMGRRRPWVLIGQLGLIISFIAMAFVPDPLNNLWLLTLSGFSVACFGAFQDVATDGMAIDIVPFHQQARANGFMWGSKIMGTSASLALGSWLLDEYNFTIAILSLSIIVTVIMLVPIFLRERPGEKFLPWTKGIASSETTKMQLTNWSDIFKSVYSVFTLRNSLLLGIILFVSSLSFNFIATLLPVFTVQALDWTNQEYSQLFAFASLIGGLGGMLIGGILIDKFGKVRMMNIYFFTLIFLTFVFVFGSSMWINSWFIGGFMLAFQILYVFSSIGLFAIAMQCCWKKVSATQFTIYMTLGNLGRIVGAKLIGPAKDQFNWEYTVLLFAAFILVVWIILQFLRINDHLKQVDALDNNNLEKVESKI, from the coding sequence ATGCGCCACACACTCCCCACTCTTTCAGAAAATACTTTTTTAAGGTATTTCAATTTTATAGCCTTATATATTGCTCAGGGAATACCTGAAGGAATGGCCTATTTTGGAATTCCTGCATGGATGGCAATGAATGGAAAAACTCCTGGTGAAATTGGTTCTTTTGTTGCAGCCGTTGGATTGCCATGGAGTTTTAAATTAGTTGTAGCACCACTTATGGACAGGTTTTCTTTTCTTCCCATGGGCAGAAGAAGACCCTGGGTTCTTATAGGACAACTCGGTTTAATAATAAGTTTTATCGCAATGGCCTTTGTGCCAGATCCTCTTAATAATTTATGGTTATTGACCCTCTCTGGATTTTCAGTTGCTTGTTTCGGTGCATTTCAAGACGTTGCAACTGATGGCATGGCGATCGATATCGTACCTTTTCATCAACAGGCAAGAGCTAATGGATTTATGTGGGGGTCTAAAATTATGGGAACCTCTGCTTCTCTCGCATTAGGAAGTTGGTTGTTAGATGAATATAATTTTACAATTGCAATTCTTTCACTTTCAATTATAGTTACAGTAATAATGTTAGTCCCTATATTTCTTAGAGAACGACCGGGCGAAAAATTTTTACCCTGGACCAAGGGAATCGCATCCAGCGAAACTACAAAAATGCAATTAACTAATTGGTCAGATATATTCAAATCTGTATACAGCGTATTTACATTGCGCAACAGCCTTTTACTTGGAATAATTTTATTTGTTTCCTCATTATCCTTTAATTTCATTGCAACATTATTACCTGTTTTTACAGTGCAGGCACTTGACTGGACCAATCAGGAATATTCGCAGTTATTTGCATTTGCAAGTTTGATAGGAGGATTGGGTGGAATGTTAATTGGAGGAATTTTGATTGATAAGTTTGGTAAGGTGCGCATGATGAATATTTATTTTTTCACTTTAATATTTTTAACTTTTGTATTTGTATTTGGAAGTTCTATGTGGATCAATTCTTGGTTCATAGGTGGTTTTATGCTGGCATTTCAAATATTATATGTTTTCTCCAGTATAGGTTTATTTGCAATAGCAATGCAATGTTGTTGGAAGAAAGTATCGGCAACACAGTTTACAATTTATATGACACTGGGAAATCTGGGTCGTATTGTGGGTGCCAAATTAATTGGACCTGCTAAGGATCAGTTTAATTGGGAATACACCGTTTTGTTATTCGCAGCATTTATATTAGTAGTATGGATCATATTGCAATTTCTGAGGATAAATGACCATTTGAAACAAGTGGATGCATTGGATAATAATAATTTAGAAAAAGTGGAATCCAAAATTTAG
- a CDS encoding S9 family peptidase, whose product MRKYVLIVIILLTYLPLVKSQVEDPYLWLEEVDSKESMEFVTKQNKATLDVLSQQKEYQNIYNKSLEIYNSTDRIVYPSMKGEYIYNFWQDKEHERGIWRRTLRGNYLSGDPKWEILLDIDAMAKKDDIKWVYKGAEGLYPDYDRFLVSLSKGGGDAVITREFDVDTKSFIDGGFFVDEAKGGVSYLDENTLIVASDFGEGTMTTSGYPRQVKIWTRGTQLKDAKLIYEGKTDDVGTWGGMMRDGDKKYTIITRAMTFYTTEMNVWLDNKIIKLDLPQDCSISGILNDQLIVSLKSDWVLGPITFNQGDLVSIAFTDLLKGNKHVQLVYRPDEFSSVSGITNTQNKLILTLTTNVKSEMYIYTFANDSWTKEKVSAPDFGTIYTVDADEFSDTYFFNFANFLTPTTLYIADAGKNTVKSFKSLPAYFDASKYKVEQFKAKSTDGTMVPYFVVSSNTLVKNGNNPTLLYAYGGFESSSQPFYSGTIGNAWLENGGTYVLANIRGGGEFGPKWHQAGLKEKRQNVYDDFHSVAEDLIAKKITSPQHLGIMGGSNGGLLVGVAFTQRPDLYNAVVCQVPLLDMYRYNKLLAGASWMGEYGNPDIPEEWEYIKKYSPYQNVKPDMKYPEVFFTTSTRDDRVHPGHARKMVAKMNAMGYKVYYYENIEGGHAGSSTNEQRARSAALEYSYLLMKLKD is encoded by the coding sequence ATGAGAAAATATGTATTAATTGTTATTATCCTCCTCACATACTTACCACTTGTTAAATCACAAGTAGAAGACCCTTATCTGTGGCTTGAAGAGGTAGACAGCAAAGAATCCATGGAATTTGTTACTAAACAAAATAAAGCCACCCTGGATGTACTGAGTCAACAGAAGGAATATCAAAACATTTACAATAAAAGTCTGGAGATCTATAATTCAACCGACCGTATTGTTTATCCTTCCATGAAAGGAGAATATATATATAATTTTTGGCAGGATAAGGAACATGAAAGAGGTATTTGGCGTCGTACTTTGCGTGGAAATTATTTGAGTGGAGATCCGAAATGGGAAATATTGCTCGATATAGATGCAATGGCGAAAAAAGATGATATTAAATGGGTGTATAAAGGTGCTGAAGGGCTTTATCCCGATTACGACAGATTTCTTGTCAGCTTGTCGAAAGGTGGTGGAGATGCTGTTATAACAAGAGAATTTGATGTGGATACCAAATCATTTATTGATGGTGGTTTTTTTGTGGATGAAGCAAAAGGTGGAGTAAGTTATCTCGACGAAAATACATTAATAGTAGCTTCAGATTTTGGTGAAGGAACAATGACCACTTCGGGTTATCCTCGTCAGGTAAAAATATGGACCAGAGGCACTCAATTAAAAGATGCAAAACTTATTTATGAAGGAAAAACGGATGATGTTGGAACCTGGGGTGGAATGATGCGTGATGGTGATAAAAAATATACAATAATCACCAGAGCCATGACCTTTTATACTACTGAAATGAATGTTTGGCTTGATAATAAAATAATAAAACTTGATCTGCCTCAGGATTGCAGTATCAGTGGCATCTTAAATGATCAATTGATCGTATCATTAAAATCTGACTGGGTGCTTGGTCCCATTACCTTTAACCAAGGTGATCTTGTGAGTATAGCTTTTACCGATCTTTTAAAAGGAAATAAACACGTGCAATTAGTTTATCGACCTGATGAATTTTCAAGTGTTTCCGGTATTACCAATACGCAAAATAAATTGATACTGACACTTACTACAAATGTTAAAAGTGAAATGTATATTTATACTTTTGCCAACGACAGTTGGACGAAAGAAAAAGTTAGTGCTCCCGACTTCGGAACAATTTATACCGTTGATGCAGATGAATTTTCTGACACATACTTCTTTAATTTTGCGAATTTCCTGACACCAACAACATTATATATAGCTGATGCCGGAAAAAATACCGTTAAATCTTTCAAATCGTTGCCGGCATATTTTGATGCCTCAAAATATAAGGTAGAACAATTCAAGGCTAAATCCACTGATGGAACAATGGTGCCGTATTTTGTAGTGTCTTCAAATACTTTGGTAAAAAATGGTAATAATCCTACTTTATTGTATGCATATGGTGGATTTGAATCCTCCTCACAACCATTTTATTCGGGAACGATTGGAAATGCCTGGTTAGAAAATGGCGGAACCTATGTACTCGCCAATATCCGCGGTGGTGGTGAATTTGGTCCTAAATGGCATCAGGCTGGATTAAAAGAAAAAAGACAAAATGTGTACGATGATTTTCATTCTGTTGCGGAAGATCTTATCGCTAAAAAAATAACATCTCCTCAACACCTCGGAATTATGGGTGGAAGTAATGGAGGTCTTTTAGTTGGCGTTGCATTTACTCAACGACCTGATTTATATAATGCAGTTGTTTGTCAGGTTCCACTATTGGATATGTATCGTTATAATAAATTATTGGCAGGTGCAAGTTGGATGGGAGAATATGGTAATCCTGATATTCCGGAAGAATGGGAATACATTAAAAAATATTCTCCATATCAAAATGTAAAACCCGATATGAAATATCCCGAAGTATTTTTTACAACATCCACCCGCGACGACCGTGTTCATCCCGGACATGCGCGCAAAATGGTTGCGAAAATGAATGCAATGGGATATAAGGTTTATTATTATGAAAATATTGAAGGCGGTCATGCGGGCTCATCAACCAATGAACAAAGAGCAAGATCAGCTGCTTTGGAATATTCTTATTTATTGATGAAATTGAAGGATTGA
- a CDS encoding T9SS type A sorting domain-containing protein encodes MRNLNILITTLILMGSLGLGAQTLTPYLKSSTFYPTPPDAVNFCEDYFTDFAFTATFTAYYSSPTENGFVSIDSSGVVDTINIEPASDNLKPGPILNLGTTSCLMVIDNESQVLHISFRDNIQSSETDGYDIDLPVQFNQAEVLGFVFHTLFPDNYVVTAAIKAFDTSDNKWKVLVARIVINNLGDTATHEFNTLMVGSFATIATNIKIDPVGNVFIWGYFQKNAAGSNHDNFLTKYNSFGALQYSKLFFSYAGRDDIASQLVIDDLGNLYGISSSEDNVAPYYKHISVFKIKALNGKMLWTKRFGEATEGDENMWDAAGNTIGEGIAFTGSYKTGSGGRDIRTWRLSGTGAILWTKNINLNLIPGSIEEGRSVCFDIITGDVLIAGFTLNNVFIERYNTNTGVAVWPVKLYEGVESGLVINDDMILQSNLTGDDWLLFPSENPGGGCCRVTAAFFGEHYVRSNISENKNAINLYPNPASEQFLVEGIPENVPIQIINTAGQVVNEMQSMESVLYVNISEYPTGCYLLRYKNDNTFETIPFVISR; translated from the coding sequence ATGAGAAATTTAAACATCTTGATCACAACCCTGATTTTAATGGGCAGCCTGGGTCTGGGCGCTCAAACCCTAACACCCTATTTAAAATCCTCAACCTTTTATCCGACGCCACCAGATGCGGTAAATTTTTGTGAGGACTACTTCACTGATTTTGCGTTTACTGCCACTTTTACAGCGTATTACTCCTCCCCTACAGAAAATGGATTCGTAAGTATCGACAGCAGCGGAGTTGTAGATACCATCAATATCGAACCCGCCTCAGATAATCTTAAACCCGGACCAATATTAAATTTAGGTACTACATCATGCTTAATGGTAATAGATAACGAATCACAGGTTTTACATATCTCATTTCGCGACAATATTCAATCCTCTGAAACAGATGGATACGACATTGACCTGCCTGTGCAGTTTAATCAGGCGGAAGTTTTAGGATTTGTTTTTCATACCCTTTTTCCTGATAATTATGTTGTCACCGCAGCTATTAAGGCATTTGACACTTCTGATAATAAATGGAAAGTTCTCGTTGCACGCATAGTAATTAATAATTTAGGAGATACTGCAACACATGAATTTAATACTTTAATGGTTGGTTCTTTTGCAACAATTGCCACAAACATTAAAATTGATCCGGTTGGTAATGTATTTATTTGGGGATATTTCCAAAAAAATGCAGCTGGCTCAAATCACGATAATTTTTTAACAAAATATAATAGTTTTGGTGCATTACAATATTCTAAATTATTTTTTAGCTACGCCGGAAGAGATGATATTGCTTCACAACTCGTAATTGATGATTTAGGTAATTTATATGGAATATCCAGCTCGGAAGATAACGTTGCCCCTTATTACAAACACATTTCTGTTTTTAAAATAAAAGCATTAAATGGAAAAATGTTGTGGACAAAAAGATTCGGAGAAGCAACGGAAGGTGATGAAAACATGTGGGATGCTGCAGGAAATACAATTGGAGAAGGAATAGCCTTTACAGGTAGTTATAAAACAGGGTCCGGAGGTCGCGATATCAGGACATGGAGATTGAGTGGTACAGGTGCAATACTCTGGACGAAGAATATTAACCTCAACCTGATACCAGGTTCAATTGAAGAAGGAAGGTCAGTTTGTTTTGATATAATTACCGGCGACGTTTTAATTGCTGGATTTACGCTCAATAATGTTTTTATTGAAAGATATAATACGAACACCGGTGTTGCAGTATGGCCTGTTAAATTATATGAGGGAGTGGAAAGTGGACTTGTAATAAATGATGATATGATTCTTCAGTCAAATTTAACCGGTGATGATTGGTTACTATTTCCAAGCGAAAATCCCGGTGGAGGATGCTGCAGGGTAACCGCTGCATTTTTTGGTGAACATTATGTGCGCAGTAATATTAGTGAAAACAAAAATGCTATTAATTTATATCCAAACCCTGCATCTGAACAATTCTTAGTAGAAGGAATACCAGAAAATGTTCCCATACAAATTATAAATACTGCCGGCCAGGTAGTAAACGAAATGCAATCGATGGAATCCGTTTTATATGTAAATATTTCTGAATACCCAACAGGCTGTTATCTGCTGCGATATAAAAATGACAATACATTTGAAACCATCCCGTTTGTAATATCCCGGTAA
- a CDS encoding VCBS repeat-containing protein, whose product MKHSIFKILNNASLLFFIFLYTFYVNGQTISSFSPTTGPIGTIVTITGTGFDNTLTNNIVFFGATAATVSAASATSLTATVPTGANYQYITATNIITNLTAYSDKPFIVTTICNSATTFAPAISVQGGSHNVEIYDMDGDGKADLIIPDYFNNYFTVTRNTSTPGSISFAAKVTFPWAAGGQPNEVSIGDFDGDGKPDVALGGNGGGAFVSVYRNTKYNWKYFFCPSCRFYSINWSGKW is encoded by the coding sequence ATGAAACATTCTATTTTCAAAATATTAAACAACGCATCATTACTTTTTTTCATTTTTTTATATACTTTTTATGTTAACGGGCAAACTATAAGTTCTTTTTCTCCAACCACTGGCCCCATAGGCACAATTGTTACAATAACCGGCACCGGATTCGATAATACCCTCACAAATAATATTGTATTTTTTGGCGCTACCGCTGCTACTGTATCTGCTGCAAGTGCAACTTCTCTAACTGCTACTGTTCCAACGGGAGCAAATTATCAATATATTACAGCAACCAATATAATTACGAATTTAACGGCATATTCTGATAAACCTTTTATTGTAACTACTATTTGCAACAGCGCCACCACCTTTGCACCAGCTATTAGTGTGCAGGGAGGATCGCACAATGTGGAAATTTATGATATGGATGGAGATGGCAAAGCAGATCTCATAATACCTGATTATTTTAATAATTATTTTACAGTAACCAGAAATACCAGTACACCCGGAAGTATATCATTTGCAGCAAAGGTTACCTTTCCCTGGGCTGCAGGGGGACAACCGAATGAAGTTTCCATTGGAGATTTTGATGGAGATGGTAAACCGGATGTAGCACTTGGAGGAAATGGTGGAGGGGCCTTTGTTTCTGTTTATAGAAATACAAAGTACAATTGGAAGTATTTCTTTTGCCCCTCGTGCAGATTTTACAGCATCAATTGGTCAGGGAAATGGTAA